The Collibacillus ludicampi region TCAATGATTTTAGAATTAAGAGAATTTTTGAGTGGCATTTTGATCGGTATTCCATGTGTACGGATGATCCAAGTCAACAAACAAAAAATGCAGCTTGCCTCGCAACAGGCGGCTGCATTTTTGTTTTGACTTCAATACGAAGCCTCCAGAAAATGATCAAAGCTGTTTTCATCTTTTGATCCTATCTGGTTCTATTTTCTTTCTTTACTCTCCGCAAAAGCGATCCTCTCCGAGAGTGTCGGATGGTCATACAGGAAAAATTTAACTACCGAAGGAGGATTAGGTTCACTAAGACTCTCGGAAGCTAATTTTTGGAAAGCATGTACCGCTACGCCCGGTTTCCCTGTCATCTGAATCCCGTACACGTCCGCCGCGTGTTCATACACGCGACTGATATAGTTTTCCAGAGGGGAGGTGGCGAATGATACGATCGACACGACCAATAAAACGAGAGGAAGGGAAGCATGATCGGACAAGGAGCGAACGCCCCATTGGTTCCCGTACCGTGCGATCAGATGGGGCAACAAACGGGATAAAACCCACAACAGGATGAACAATCCACCGATGGATTCGAGCATCCCCCACACCACATGGTGCATGACATAGTGCCCCATCTCATGCCCCATGATAAAGAGAATCTCATCATGGGAAAGTTTCTTCAATGTCGTATCCCACAAGACGATCCGAGCGCTGGGTCCAATCCCGTTCACATAGGCGTTCACCGCATTGGTCTTCGTCGACATATCCACTTCATACACTTGATCCGCCGGGATATTCGCCTGATGCGCGAGTGACAAGATGTCCGCCTTCAACGCCTGATCTTGCAACGGTTGAAATTTGTTAAAAAGGGGATCGATGACAAGCGGTTGAATAAACATCAAAAAAACGATCACCGGAATGAAAGCCAGCCAATACCAGAACCACCACCGTTTCGGACTTTTGCGCACGATCGCATACCCCATCCATACAAGCGGAACCGCGATGATCACAGAAACCAGCCAGCTTTTTCCCAGATCCGTCAACCAATCGCCCAGCACTTGATTGGATAATCCGTACTCCCGGTTGACTCGATAAGAAAAATAGCGAACCGGCAATTCAAGCAAACTGAGTGTGAACATCAGAAGGACAGTGAATAAAGCGGCTTGCCCAAACGACCGCTTGAACATGCGCGCGGCCCATGTGCGAAAGCGAGCGGACAACCCGAAAGCAAGGATCAACAGATACACAAGCCATTCATACCCTTGGGAGGCAAAGTAAATCGCTTCTTTCGTCCGTGAGAACGATACGGCCTTTGCCAATTGATCCGGCGACATGAACGACAGTGGGTTCGCCGGATCCCCTGACGGATATGTACCGGAAGTTGACGGATCTACATAGACCCACCAAGAAAGCAAACCCAATCCGATCAACATCGTGAGATAAACCGCAGGAAAGATCCGTTGTCCGCGTTGCACCGCTCCTCCCCCTTTACAAAGAAATGGGCGAAACCGTAATCATGAAATCATGGACGACCTATGTATATGCGGCGAGCCCCAACGGTATGATTTATCGAAGGGGATACACGAAAGGATGTACCCACTTCTTCGCTATATGATCCCGTACCCACAGGACAATGCGGTCGTTATACACCTCAACCATACGGCTTTCACTCTTATCAAGTGAATTATCAACCGTGAACGTCGAGGAACCGCCGACATAGAGGACATTTTCCAACTTGCGGATCTGGTCGCTGTGCAACATCGATGCATGCGTATGACCGGAAAACCAAATGATCGGACCTTGATGCTCGCGCAAAATTTTGCGGATCTCCTCGCTCTGCTGTACGCTTCCGGGATCGCTTTGTGTGACCGTGTGATCGAGAGGTTGGTGCAAGAAGACAAATGTCAACCCTTGATCCTTGGCCAACGTATCGCGGAACCAAGCCAATTGTTCTTTACTGATATAAGCTCCGTCCGCAATCTGTTTATAATGTGCCTTGAACTCTTCCGGCGCCAAAAAGATAAAATGATATCCTTTTATATAGCGGTCATAGTAGGGGTTGTCCAGTTGAAATGCATTGTCAAAGCGCCATCTGAGCTCAAGATCGGTGACGTTCTTGTTTGTAAAAACTTCGTAATACTCATGATTCCCCATCGTCGGATACATTGGCCAAGGTGCATACTTTTGCAGAATTTCTTTAAGAAGTTGATAGTCGCCCGCTTTTCCGTTAGTCAGATCACCGTTAATCACCAAAAAATCAGGTTGAAACGGGCGAATGTCTTCAAGAGCGGCAATAAATTTCTGCGATGCGGTTTTTTGCCATGGATCATTGGATGCCATCACATGTACATCGGAAAAGACTTGAAAACGCATGACCGGATCTTCCGTTTCCGCGGCGGCAGCGATCGAAGCTGTCGGCGTCACGGATATCCCCGCTTGGGGCATTGTCACTTCTTCCGCATATGCAGGTGCTGTCCTGAATGGAAACAGCGTCATCCAGATGAGAAAAAGAAACAAGCCTGATCGACTCATCCTCCGAAACAACTTCCGCATGCATGTTCCCTCCTTAAACTCCC contains the following coding sequences:
- a CDS encoding M48 family metallopeptidase, whose translation is MQRGQRIFPAVYLTMLIGLGLLSWWVYVDPSTSGTYPSGDPANPLSFMSPDQLAKAVSFSRTKEAIYFASQGYEWLVYLLILAFGLSARFRTWAARMFKRSFGQAALFTVLLMFTLSLLELPVRYFSYRVNREYGLSNQVLGDWLTDLGKSWLVSVIIAVPLVWMGYAIVRKSPKRWWFWYWLAFIPVIVFLMFIQPLVIDPLFNKFQPLQDQALKADILSLAHQANIPADQVYEVDMSTKTNAVNAYVNGIGPSARIVLWDTTLKKLSHDEILFIMGHEMGHYVMHHVVWGMLESIGGLFILLWVLSRLLPHLIARYGNQWGVRSLSDHASLPLVLLVVSIVSFATSPLENYISRVYEHAADVYGIQMTGKPGVAVHAFQKLASESLSEPNPPSVVKFFLYDHPTLSERIAFAESKERK
- a CDS encoding metallophosphoesterase family protein yields the protein MRKLFRRMSRSGLFLFLIWMTLFPFRTAPAYAEEVTMPQAGISVTPTASIAAAAETEDPVMRFQVFSDVHVMASNDPWQKTASQKFIAALEDIRPFQPDFLVINGDLTNGKAGDYQLLKEILQKYAPWPMYPTMGNHEYYEVFTNKNVTDLELRWRFDNAFQLDNPYYDRYIKGYHFIFLAPEEFKAHYKQIADGAYISKEQLAWFRDTLAKDQGLTFVFLHQPLDHTVTQSDPGSVQQSEEIRKILREHQGPIIWFSGHTHASMLHSDQIRKLENVLYVGGSSTFTVDNSLDKSESRMVEVYNDRIVLWVRDHIAKKWVHPFVYPLR